AGTTTGGACTCCTATACATCGACTACTAACCATGCGTCATAGGAAGCTCCGCCATTTATGGCGGAGAGGATGTCACTAGTCTCTTGTTTACGTCGTAGGTTTTTACAGATATAAACCCTTAAAATTAACATTTTGTAAAAATTGCACAAAGTATTTAAATAGTAAAAACTACAGATAGATATCTGTGTGGATGAGTAGGGATATATAAAATTATTAATGAGGTGTGGTGAATTTTTATGGCGAGAGAGTTCACAAAAAGTATGTTTGTAATGCTGTTATCAATCATGGTTGGTGTTGTTATCATAACCTATTTTGTTGCAGATATAGTGAACCGCTCAAAAATTGAAACATTGACTATAACACATATTGAAGAAATACAGGATTTAAATAGTAGAAACGAGAATTTCACAAACTATTATCTACAAGGCGCTATCCTGATGGATTCAGCTAGGGAGATCAGAGAGGTTGGTAATTACCATTTTGATTTTGCTCTGTTCTGGTTTAATAACGCGCTAGTCAATATTTCTGCGTCTTTAATACAGAAATGTATCGATAATTGTACCACCGCTATGGACAAATACATTTCTTCATACGGAAAGTTTGGTGAGTCAAAACCTTATTTTGAAAACGCATTAGGCTATACTGATAATAATAGATATAAAGAAGCTCTTGGTTACTATATTAACTTTTCAAAAGCTGGCCAATACATAACTCTTCTTAGATACAACGCAAGTGATTACCTCAGAAGAGCAGCAGAAAACCTATCTCTTGGAAACATAGATAATGTTTCATCGCTGATGGAAAATTTTACATTAACAGAAGAACTGTATCTAGAAGGATTACAAGATTATAATGATCTAAAGAACCAGATAGATAACTACCTGTTTTTCGACCCAATTAGAGAGCCCCATTAAAAATTAGATAAAAAATAATTTATTTTTATCTATGAGATAAGTCCTACTCTGTGCTCATCCCAGAAAAACATTGGGCATACAACAGGGTTCTTCGTGTTATACCATTCAACCCTTGCGAAATTTGAAAACGGTGCGCTTAATCGTCCAGCTGTTTTGGATCTAACTAGCCCTACGCCGGATCTATATAGATAGTATTTGATATTATTTTCACCATTTTTCTCTATCCTTATCTTATACCAACCGTTGTATAAATAACCACCTTGGAAATCAGAGTCTAAACTAATCCACCCACTACTTGGATCCATATAATATAGTTTTAGAACCCAATCAGTTGGTTTCGATGTTCCTTCGTGGACATACTCAAATTTTATTCTCGCAATATTGTCACCTGCAGTGTTTTTGAAATCCAGATACATATCTGACACCTCGCTAGTGTTACCACAGGCAAACCAAGCCTCCCACCATATCATATCACTGTTAAGTTGTGATAAAGTATAATTCCAATATCGTTTCCCACCTGATGACCTTATTTTTGTTTTAAAAGATTTTGCTGTTGAATAATGATAACTTGGTGCAACTTCGAAAACACTACCAGTTTTTCCCTTGTCTGTCTCAAACCACAAACGTCCATAATATGATTGAGATGCTTTTCCACTGGGCGTATCATCTGAGAAATCCTCTGTTACCACAGATGGTGGTTCAAAAGCAAACACTATTACCCTAGTTGGGTCATCGTCACCTGTTTCTCCGTCTCCATCTTGGTCAATGCCATCATCAACCGCTGGGTCATCTGTTAGCTCAGTTGCATCGTTTGTACCATCCTCATTGCTATCCCAATAGATAGTTCCTTGATTAGATATTATTGTACCATTTATTAGACTCTGATTAACAGTTACATTAAATGTTAATGCGACGCTACTCTGCGCGGGTATGCCACCATTCCATATTATTTTCCCGTTACTATAACTTATTGTTCCTGATGTTGCAGTAGCTGAACCAGGTACATATGTTGTGTTAATTGGTATATCATCCTCAAACTCATTACCAGGGTTATCACCTTGGTTAGCTGTCCCGATGTTACTAATTGTGATAGTGTATCTTATCGTGTCACCACATTCCAGATATCCACCATTTACATCTTGGGCTATTTTTCTTGCTATTAATTCTGTTTTTGCGAAACCAGAAAACACTAAATTGTCGATAAAGACAGCACTATCAAACTGGTTGTCACCAACATCAATTATATCAAAAGTCACTATGATCTCCTCATGTGGCGAAACCGGGTTTTCTCTCGTAATGAGAGCTGTTGCACCACCATCAGCACCTGGTGTCCTTGGCGTCGTATCAACCCAGTCGACACCATCAGGGTTACCACTTGTAGCAAAAACGTCAAAGCCAGTACCAGGTATATCCCTAGAATTTAATACGAAGTCTCCGCTGTTGATATCAATCACATAGGTTGTTATACCTTTTGATGGTGAATTTACAGTTGCTGTGAATTTATCGTTGTATTGACTTCCCTTATATTCAGGAACCTCTACACTAAAAAACTGTACATCATAATACAGATAGTGCATGTATGGTGGAACTTTTAAGGTCATTGTTAATGTAGCTTGGTCTCTTGGGCTCCCATATTTTCCCCCAGCGAACCAGCTCCCTCGTTCCTCACCAGGATTAACTGTATTTGTGGTTACTGGAACAGCACCAGCTATACCTGTACTAAGCAGCGCGAATGTTTGGCCGTTGGTTGGAGCCATAATCCCTAGAGATGAAAGAACTTTCCCTTGTCTGTGGTCTGAAAGGTCTTTATCACTATACGATGAACTTACAAGAACAGATTGATTAGATAGAATTGCTAGTGCTAGATCTCTGCCGTCATATGATCCTGCGCTAACTTTTTCTGTTTGGTAGACTATGAATAAATTGGACAATAAGATTATAGTTGTAGTGATTAGCCAAATT
The nucleotide sequence above comes from Candidatus Thermoplasmatota archaeon. Encoded proteins:
- a CDS encoding choice-of-anchor L domain-containing protein, with the translated sequence MRKAFNKKIWLITTTIILLSNLFIVYQTEKVSAGSYDGRDLALAILSNQSVLVSSSYSDKDLSDHRQGKVLSSLGIMAPTNGQTFALLSTGIAGAVPVTTNTVNPGEERGSWFAGGKYGSPRDQATLTMTLKVPPYMHYLYYDVQFFSVEVPEYKGSQYNDKFTATVNSPSKGITTYVIDINSGDFVLNSRDIPGTGFDVFATSGNPDGVDWVDTTPRTPGADGGATALITRENPVSPHEEIIVTFDIIDVGDNQFDSAVFIDNLVFSGFAKTELIARKIAQDVNGGYLECGDTIRYTITISNIGTANQGDNPGNEFEDDIPINTTYVPGSATATSGTISYSNGKIIWNGGIPAQSSVALTFNVTVNQSLINGTIISNQGTIYWDSNEDGTNDATELTDDPAVDDGIDQDGDGETGDDDPTRVIVFAFEPPSVVTEDFSDDTPSGKASQSYYGRLWFETDKGKTGSVFEVAPSYHYSTAKSFKTKIRSSGGKRYWNYTLSQLNSDMIWWEAWFACGNTSEVSDMYLDFKNTAGDNIARIKFEYVHEGTSKPTDWVLKLYYMDPSSGWISLDSDFQGGYLYNGWYKIRIEKNGENNIKYYLYRSGVGLVRSKTAGRLSAPFSNFARVEWYNTKNPVVCPMFFWDEHRVGLIS